GCCGAGAAGGACGCGTTCAACCCGATCTTCGCGTTGATGATCCCGAGGCAGTTGGGGCCTACCAGCCGGACGCCGACCTTCCGGGCGGTCCTAACCAGCTCCCGCTCGAGGTCTTCGTTGCCAGCCTCGGAGAAGCCCGCGGAGATCACCACGCAGTACGGTACTCCTGCTTCCCCGGCCTCGCGTACCACTTCCGGGACGACTGGAGCGGGGACCGCGATCACCGCGAGGTCAACCCGTTTGGGGAGCTCGAGGAGCGACGGGTAGCAGCGTCGACCTAGGAGCTCGTCGGCGTGGGGGTTCACCGGGTACACCGGCCCGTCGAAGTCGCGTAGCAAGTTCCGGAAGACACCGTGACCTACTTTCGAGGGATCTCGGGAAGCGCCGACCACGGCGACTGCCTCCGGGTGGAAGAGCCGGTTCAACGGTTCACTCCCCTAACAGCACGCGGATAGCGTCCAGTACGGTGAGTACGCCGACGACTTCCCCATCCTCAACCACTACCGCACGGTCCTCACCGACGGCCGCCATCAGGTCCAGTGCGGTCTCGAGATCCTCGTCGGGGTTCACGGTCACGGCCTTCCGGGTGACCTCGCCCGCGGTCAGCTCTCTCCACTCGCCCGAGGCCAGGGCGCGGACAACGTCGACCGACGTCACGATCCCGATCAATCGACTACCCTCTTCGACGACGGGCACCCCGTGGATCGACTCGGACGCGAACGTCCGGAGCACGCGCTCCAGGGGCTCGTCCGGCCTCACGACCACGACGTCCTCGGTCATCGCGTCCCGGACCGTGGGCACGGCCTTTCCATCCCCAAAGTTTTATTACCGCGTTAGATCACCCTAATCGCGGCGTTAGGAGGGCCTAAGGGGGAAAGGCATGGCGAGCCGACGATATAGGTACATCGGCCCGTGCAGGTGCGGATTAGGTCCACACGCGTTCTACGAGGACACGGAAACGGGAGAGATAAAGCACGTCTGGCAGGTATTGGGTGAAGGAGGTACGCCGGCACCGGCGTGGCCCGGTGGTTGGTGGAGGGGAGGCTGGCGCGGTGGTCCCGGTTGGGGAGGTGGTTGGTGGTGGCTAGCAACGGCGGACGAGGAGACCAGGAAGGAGGTACTGGAGGCGATACGCGAGGCTTTCGGGGAAGACTTCGCCAAGGCCGTAGAGAAGCTCGCGGAAAGCGTGCCGAAGGGCTCGGAAAGCGGGAAAACGGTGGAGGAGCTGCGGAAGAAGCTCGAGGAACTCGAGAAGCGGCTGCGAGAGGTGGAAGGGGAGAAGTAACCAAGGAGAGAAGTAACCCGGGCGGAGACACCTCAGGCGGTGTTCGTGCACGACGCTTCGGAGTGCGAGGGATGTGGTGAGTGCATGCGAGCCTGTCCCACCGGTGTTCTCCTCGTTTCCGTCGGGTACGTCGAGGTGGACGCCTCCAAGTGCCGTGCCTGCGGAGCGTGCGACCGAGCCTG
Above is a window of Methanopyrus sp. SNP6 DNA encoding:
- a CDS encoding CBS domain-containing protein; its protein translation is MPTVRDAMTEDVVVVRPDEPLERVLRTFASESIHGVPVVEEGSRLIGIVTSVDVVRALASGEWRELTAGEVTRKAVTVNPDEDLETALDLMAAVGEDRAVVVEDGEVVGVLTVLDAIRVLLGE
- a CDS encoding 4Fe-4S binding protein, which encodes MFVHDASECEGCGECMRACPTGVLLVSVGYVEVDASKCRACGACDRACPASALRMEPKRG